GGTGTTGTCACTCCCAGGGAGCTGTTCACTCAAGTGTGTAAAAAGTAAGTCTGATTAAACAACATCAGattgatccccccccccatctccccccccccccacacacacacacacacacacacacacacacacacacacacactcactcactcacatccacacacccctCGGTTCTTCCCTCAACACTGGATAGTAACTGTTACAGGAACTGTTGTGGACTCCTGTAGCAGAGGAGGAAATTAAACTGTGCCGTAAAGGCCACTGACCGATACTCCCGATCACTACTCCAGGGCTGCCAGGTTCAAAGGATTCCAGCAGCAAGACAGCCAGGAGCTCCTGCGCTATTTGCTGGACGGTATGAGGGCTGAGGAAATTAAAGTAAGAGACCCGCCGCTGTTTAGATAATTGAGATGTTAAAGGAATGGATTGACTGATTTTTAATGGGGGGTTTGGACCATAGAAAGGTTTCAGTGGTGCGGTTAAAGATTCCAGCCGTAGGTTTTGAATTTGTCTTTGCTCACAGAGATTTAAAGCTGGAATATCGGAGGCTCTGAAAAGCTCAGGAAAGAATGCAGATTCAGAAGAGTCCAAGACATTGATGAAAAGTAAGCAGCATTCACAAGtcacatgtgtgtactgtgcatccaTTTCATCTATGTTTTTTCCCTAATTATCCAATACTTTGCTTACAGATTATGAGAAAAATGGCGCACTCAAAAACTTTGTTGATCAGGTCTTCGGGGGAGAGATGACCAGCACGGTGATGTGCAAAGAATGCAAGACGGTATGTAGTAAAAGAATCAGTATTCTGGAGCGCACACGGAATATCCATAGAGAGGATATTAGGCCATGAAGGTTCTCACTGTACTTATTGTCTCTCCCCCAGGTGTCTGTCGTGACAGAAATGTTCCTTGActtgtcacttcctgtttcagaTGAGGTATTGTAACCCTTGGCCTTTTCACAGCAGCAGATTTTATGCATAGTTAaaatgctcattgagctgtataaAGGTATTAATATCGCTCTGTTCCCCTTAGGCATACAGGAAAAAGAATCAAAAGAAAGTCGTGCAGAGGAGCAGCGTGAGTGATGATGGATGGGACAGTCCTACTCCGTTGACCAATGGGAAAGAAGACATGCCAACGGGGGTGGGCAGTAAGTACCAGCAGAAGAAGGCAAAGAAGCAGGCCAAGAAACAAAATAAGGTAAACCTATGCACAACCCATTCTCATTATGTAGCATTATTCATATGTTAATACTTACAGCGAGGAGAACCACTTGATTGGAAATGTTTGTTGCATCATTTTCCACCTAGTTAGATCAGTTAGAACTAGTCACCCCGTTATAAATTTAGATTACTGTAGTTGTGCATATTTGTTAGACACTTCAATTCATGGTAACTAACAGCATATTTGTAtattttatgaatgtgtgtgctgattgggAATCATTTTGTATTGTTGAAGCTAGCTACCATCACAATGGCAAATCTGCTTCACTCTTTTCTTTGTGTGGTAAATGCGTGTATTTATAGAACCAGAGGCGGCAGCaaaaacaggaagtgaaagTCTCACTGGACACATTGGAGAACCAGGATGAGATGGCCGGCGGTGACGCTGAGGCGGCCTCGCCGAGCACGGCCACCGAGCCCGAGGTGGGCGGCGAGACTGACGAGAACACCCAGATGGACTCGGAGCAGCCGTCAGAGGTAGATCACTCCGAGCAGGGACAGGGGAAGATGGATGAGTCTCCCAAGGGTAATGaaggtcagcagcagcagcagcggcaggatggagaggaggatgaggaggaggcagaggaggaggaggaggaggaggaggaggccgcaGACGAGTCCGCAGTCAGCAATCGATTCATGGCGCTGGCAGAGGACCAGAGTTCCAACTCGCAGACTGATGATGGCAGGCCCAAGGAGAAAGACGAGGAAGTGGTGAAGGACGCCACACAGGAGCCTTCCGCTGAAGacaacgaggaggaggaggagcaggaggaagaagagaattTGGAGGAAGAGAATTTGGCTGAAGAGCTGAACCACTTGTCCCTAAATGGGACTTCAGAGCCGGGCGAGGCCGTCACTGAGAATGGGCACGTGTCTGACGAGAGCCCAGAGTACACCGTGGTCAACCAGGACCCCGAAAAGGCCTTCCACACCTTAGCCACCAGGGCGGCGCCAGACAAGCAGGAGTGCTCCGTGGACTCCAGCCTCTTCCAGTTCACCGAAGTGGAGCACCTCACCCAGAGTAACAGCTTGCTGTGTCTCACCTGCACAAAACGCCAATCTGGGTCAGAAGGTATGTCAAAATGACACGACTCAAGTTTCTGAGAATGCCGTGACTGAAATGTAATGACTCAGCCAATAACTTTGTTTTGACAGTCTAGACTGAATGCAAGAACTTTATCACTGCTCATTCCCCCTTGGGAACTGAACCCATTACTTTGCCATTGTTAGCGCCACAGGCTCTCTTTTCTAGCTATTTCCTAAAATACTTAGGGAAAGTACTCAGGCCTTGTATTGATGTTTCCATAAGTATGCACCTCCATAGCATTATCAGCAATAATAGAAAGCCATTGTGAGATGATCTGTTCCTAATGTGCGAGCCTGGGGGGGCGCTAGTAAGATGTGATGTTGGTGTTGTGCTTCCGTAGGCTCCAAGAAGAGTGTGTACAGAGATGCACTGAAGCAGATGCTCATCTCGTCTCCGCCGCCTGTGCTGACTCTTCACCTGAAGAGATTTCAACAGGTAATCTGCCGTGACGCCCTTGAATGATGCTCGAGTACACCACCACGGCTAATTATGTGCCCCACCACTAAGAGATGCCTCCAAACGGAGGGGACGTATGCTACTACGCAAACACAATCAGTTTGAAGGACTCTTAAATGTGCTTCACTATTTTCAACAGTAGTTGGTGGATATGCCGATAACCTGTAatcatccaaaaaaaaaaaaacaactaacaGTGGAAGGGAAAAGTGGTATAGCTTCACAGTGGCCTATTTTATAATGTTTTCTATTTCCAATGTTTTTCTATTTTATAATATTATCTTGTCTAACAGGTTGGTTACAGTGTGTGTAAGGTGAATCGTCATGTCCAGTTCCCTCAGCTTCTAGACTTGGCACCATATTGCTCGGTCAACTGTAAGGTAAGCAACTTTCTATTCTTGTACAGTGACTAGTAGTTCTGTTAAGTAACTCTTCCTTCTGTCATGTTCCCAATGGGTTCAAATCACTgcataaaaaaaatgcaaatttGATCCAACATTGTTTCACTGATTGAAAGTGTTGTATTGTACTCCGGAACATTTCTCAGACTGGCTTTGTCTTACGCCAACAGAACGTGCCAGAAGGAATGACCCAGGTGCTGTACAGCCTCTATGGGATTGTTGAACACAGTGGGACAATGAGATCAGGACACTACACGGCCTACGTGAAAGCTCGGCCTCACTGTCAAAACATGGCACCCAATGGATTAGCCACGCAAGGTAAACATTTAACGCTCCTATGTGGTCAGAGAGGTTTGCGACTCGGTGTGTAATCGTATAAGGAAGCCCATCTGGGAAATAATCGATTGATATATTTGTGATATTTtttatggggaaaaaaaaggctgCAAGGGGCATCAGCAGTTCTCTGTAACTTACACCATAGGAGTCCCCAACACCAGTGATAAATCGGTTAATGTCACTCCGAGTTTAATTTTGTAGCTATTGATTACAGGACAGAGGATAGTCCCTGAAAAATCCATTCTCTAGTGGTGGCTGCTAGAATGTACAGACAGCTAAGTTGAGTATTCTGGAAAAGGGGGTGCCTACTGTAGCTTGAATATTCTGGCACATTGACATTCTATTAAAAATATGTCAACTGGAGCAAGCTTTGCATTTTATAGAGCCAATTAGTAACACGCTGTGGTGTGGCATTCCACTCTTCTTGGTGTCCATTTTGCCAGTATGTCTAAGGTGACATACTGTAATACCCAACTCCTGTCCCAGCTGTTTTATAACTTCTATTATCTGTTGTGATCAGGTAATGGTGAGCCGCCGAAGGGATCGTGGTTTTACATCAGTGACTCAAGTGTTCAGCCTGTCACGGAAGCCAAAGCGCAGAGTTCCCAAGCCTACCTCTTGTTCTACGAGAGGATCTCCTAAACATCTTCTGCCCCATACAAgaaccactgctgctgcttgaactaccacacacacagagacagagacacacacacagacaaataaatgaCTGTGAGATGAACTGGAAGATAAGCACcagtgcacattttttttttcatccaccAAGATGGATGTCCGCTCAGCTGTGTGGTGTTATGATGA
The Sardina pilchardus chromosome 13, fSarPil1.1, whole genome shotgun sequence genome window above contains:
- the usp16 gene encoding ubiquitin carboxyl-terminal hydrolase 16 encodes the protein MGKKKGKDRSSKEENCIELTGPTCSHIRKGIDHILFKKTAPDVDWSLCQDCQEGPNTNSEDEMNQEPQVIWMCLKCGHRGCGRYSEDQHAVKHYETPRSDPHCLVLNLDNWTVWCYICDDDVQYSSTGQLAQLVTNIKKLALSDDARQKPKTKEPTQPSISHNDLQEEESNHLKEEKKEEEEEEEKENKGRQKKNMKKDTSPKGKKTEPVGNSGALSVRGLSNLGNTCFFNAVVQNLSQTQFLRQVLSDVTHEKITVTLTPSVSSELEPIKVQLDQPGSLTLTMWQLLNEIQENKKGVVTPRELFTQVCKKAARFKGFQQQDSQELLRYLLDGMRAEEIKRFKAGISEALKSSGKNADSEESKTLMKNYEKNGALKNFVDQVFGGEMTSTVMCKECKTVSVVTEMFLDLSLPVSDEAYRKKNQKKVVQRSSVSDDGWDSPTPLTNGKEDMPTGVGSKYQQKKAKKQAKKQNKNQRRQQKQEVKVSLDTLENQDEMAGGDAEAASPSTATEPEVGGETDENTQMDSEQPSEVDHSEQGQGKMDESPKGNEGQQQQQRQDGEEDEEEAEEEEEEEEEAADESAVSNRFMALAEDQSSNSQTDDGRPKEKDEEVVKDATQEPSAEDNEEEEEQEEEENLEEENLAEELNHLSLNGTSEPGEAVTENGHVSDESPEYTVVNQDPEKAFHTLATRAAPDKQECSVDSSLFQFTEVEHLTQSNSLLCLTCTKRQSGSEGSKKSVYRDALKQMLISSPPPVLTLHLKRFQQVGYSVCKVNRHVQFPQLLDLAPYCSVNCKNVPEGMTQVLYSLYGIVEHSGTMRSGHYTAYVKARPHCQNMAPNGLATQGNGEPPKGSWFYISDSSVQPVTEAKAQSSQAYLLFYERIS